CAGACGAGCGGGCAGACCGGCTAAGAATGCGAGGTCTGCAACAATTCGAGAGACAAAATGTCGTGCGTGCTCGCATCGACCCAGTTTGTTCGGGCGACCAAGAAACGCGACTTCCAACTGGCAAAGCGGAACGCCCGACATCCACAACGGCCAGAGCGTTGCCAACACAGGAAGCGCTAACTCCGCGCGTTCTTTATCGATCGATAGCTTCTTGTATTCCTCGCCCAGAAGCCCTTCCAAATTTTCGGGGCGAATCAACTCCATAAGCATGGCTGGGCTGCTTTCGAGCCACTTTATCAACGACGCAACTATCTGTGTTGCGGACCCATCAAACGAACCAGAATCAGCAAGATCGAGCAGTTGTTGGAGAAGCTTTATCGAGAAGCCTGTTGAGGCGGCAAGGTGCTCGATCCACTTGTCCTTGTCGGGGAGATCGACTGTAGCGCGCGCCGCGATGGTAGACTTAATCCTTGTGTCGATCCACTGTTCATCACCCGCTACCTTCGCTCTATATGCAGCGAATGAGCGCTTCAGCATCGCAACGGCGGGATCTTCCACCTCACCAGCAATTGCTAATGGAAGCTTGCTCAGCAGATAGGCCGGAGTGCCGTTCTTCGTTATGCCGTTGTGAATTTGGTCTAGGACGACTTTCATCGGATCATCAATGGTCAGGCATTGGTCTGCCTGTTCGAAGATCGCCTGCAAGTCCATCCAATGATTGCTGATCTCACTTTTTGCGTCATCGAAGCCGATGACCTTGCTCGGTACGAGGAGGACGAACCCTTCAGCCCCCTCGCCTGCCCGCCCCGCCCGGCCCGCTGCGTTAAGTAGTTCATGAGCTTCAAGCCGTTTCATCTTGTCCGCGCCTGGATCGAAGCGGCTATCACCTGAGATTATGACTACCTCGCTTGGTAGGTTCATTCCCTGAGCGAGCGTAGATGTGGCAAACAACGCGCCAATTCCGTCGCGGCGTTTGAATAGACTTTCATGAAGATCGCGTTCCTCGCGCAATAACAACGAATGATGGCTCGTCGCGCCGGTCCTGAGCACGCCATCGTCGTCAAGGCGAAGATAGCAGTATTCTGCGCCTCCCATTTCCTCGACCGATAACAGTCGCCACGCCTTCTCTTCGTCCGTCAGGACGACGGGCTGAGCGTCGAGACGAGCAGGAAACTCTTTGACGCAGCTCTCACAAAAAAACGGTCGTCTGAACGAAAACAAGCGTTTTCATCCCTGCGGTGACCGATGCTGCCGCGATTGCTCCGCTTGATTCGTTCCCGTTGGGAGTTAACTGCCAAACACGACCGTTGTTGGCTTTTCGTGTGGCAAGCAGAACCTGCGATGACAACAGAGGGAGCAACGCGTAATCTTCGCGATGCGTCGTGCTCCACGTTTGCAATAGACTGAAGAACCCATATGGCGAGGCATGAAGCTCTCTCTGAACCCAAGTTGGTGCAGCTTTTTGGGTTGGGTGCAGCTTTCTGGCGCCGCGCAGTTTCTTATCTAACGCTGTGATTTGCTCAGCCGGATAAACCACGCATCCGCGAACCTGTCGGGTTGGTTTCCACGACAGATCAAGGGTCAAACAATCGCGGCCAGTAAGCTCCTTGAGCCAGCCTGCAATCTCGCCAGTATTTTTCATCATGGCGGATAGCATCAACAAATCTGCCGCTGGGGCCGCTCTTGTCAGTCCTAGAATTGTGAGCATAGCATCGAGCCCTCGACGACTTCTGTCTTCCTCCCGCGGATGGAGAAGGTGACATTCGTCGAAAACAATAAGCCCAAGACCCTCGAACGCTTCGGGTTGCATCGAAAGCAGCATAAGGCAGCGTTCCGGAGTGGTCACTGTCACTTCAGGAAGTACATAGATTTCAGCGAGGGTAACGTCGTCATCAACGTCACCAACAATGTCGAAACTTTGAAACGTACGCTTCAGCGCCCGCGTGGTTTGTGCGACAAGTGCGTGGGTTGGCGCTAAGAAAACAACTTTCTCACCGCGAAGCAGAGCCGTTACGATCTTTAATTCGGCAAGAGTTGATTTGCCCGCTCCAGTGGGAAAGCTGATTGCGGACGATATCCCTTGTTTGAGATAACCCGCCGCTATGGCTTCGCGATGATTGCGCCACAAGTAGGGGCGTTGCCGTGCCATCCTGCGCAAAACCTGCCACCATCCTGCCTCATCTACGCCGCCGGGCGTCGGGATTCGGGTTAGTGCCGTTCCCAAAAGATCGCGCTCTACCGCAAGGAGCAGATTTGCGAGATGAAGCGGCCCCGGATAGAGACTGTAAACTTGATCGCCGGAGTCCAGTACACCGTCTATTGCCTCGACGCAGAGTTCCCGCACCTTACGAAATATCGCCACTGCGGGTTCTAGTCCTCCTGCGCTAGGTTCAAGATCGAATCGTAACCGAATTTGCTCTGCCAGCCGTCTAATCCCTTTCAACAACATTAGAAGAAGCGACTGGACTGCACGGTCTCCCATATCGGCTGTCAGACTGATTTTTGGAATATCGCTCCTTAGGATCGAGATGAGCCTCCCGTGTGCTAGGTCTCTGATAGCGGTGAGAAGGGCTCTCTCAATAGGGCTTGTGTGATCGGGATGCAGCACGATCCGCTTAGCCGCCTCCGTCGCATCTGCATAAGACTCGGCAACGAGAAACAACAAAGTAGTGCACACGTCGGGAGAAACGGTGGAAGCGTCGATGCGGCTTGTTGCTGCTTTGCCGAAGTGACCGTGTGTAAACGCTTGATGTGCTGATGCCGCGACAAAGGCTGCTGCGGCTCGGTTTGCTCGGTCTGGAAGCAGCGACACATATGCTTCGTATGTAAGTGCAAGTCGCCGTAGCTCGTACAGATTCCTTTTAGTCTCGTCCGGCGGCGTACTCTCGGTCGCAGGCTGTAACCTTATCCGCGCCGAAACAACGTCGGCGAAGGCCTCCGTCAATCGTTTCGGCAAGCTTTCAAGATCAAGGCCGTCGAGCGCGGGAGCAGACTGGATGAGTGCCGAGGTGACCGGATCAAACATTCGCCACCGCCACCGACTTAATGTGTTCGATCACGCGATTGGCAAACTGATCCATCCATTTGCGTAACTCGGGAACGTACATCGTTTCGGCGCGGCGACGCTTGACATCTCCCGGCGCGTTTTCGTCGAACCCTTTGAATAGCTTTGCCCGCCGCGCAGAAGTCGAGTGGGTCTTTCCCACTGTGATGCTGACACGGTAGTACCGTGCCTCCTTCCACATGATGTTTGAAATCGCGGCGTCTACATCCAGGCCGGGATCGAGCCTCGCTTGCGCATCAAGGACGCCATTCACTTCATGAGTAAGTTCGTTTGCCCTATCTCCCGCTTCCAGTGCTGCGATTCCCGGCAGAACGTCCTCGCGAATTGTCTGGCGCGCATTGTCCGTCGCCTTATCTTCGAATATGACGACGGCCGTTATGGCCTTGCCGTCCGCCGACAATTCGAGCTGCAATCCATCGA
Above is a window of Rhizomicrobium sp. DNA encoding:
- a CDS encoding helicase-related protein; its protein translation is MFSFRRPFFCESCVKEFPARLDAQPVVLTDEEKAWRLLSVEEMGGAEYCYLRLDDDGVLRTGATSHHSLLLREERDLHESLFKRRDGIGALFATSTLAQGMNLPSEVVIISGDSRFDPGADKMKRLEAHELLNAAGRAGRAGEGAEGFVLLVPSKVIGFDDAKSEISNHWMDLQAIFEQADQCLTIDDPMKVVLDQIHNGITKNGTPAYLLSKLPLAIAGEVEDPAVAMLKRSFAAYRAKVAGDEQWIDTRIKSTIAARATVDLPDKDKWIEHLAASTGFSIKLLQQLLDLADSGSFDGSATQIVASLIKWLESSPAMLMELIRPENLEGLLGEEYKKLSIDKERAELALPVLATLWPLWMSGVPLCQLEVAFLGRPNKLGRCEHARHFVSRIVADLAFLAGLPARLLMARSKAAGETPTIQTVLATLGGAVREGCDGPESFATRINCGRSVSRVAARRLYDEIRQQIPSEAIPKALKRPGNA
- a CDS encoding DEAD/DEAH box helicase, giving the protein MFDPVTSALIQSAPALDGLDLESLPKRLTEAFADVVSARIRLQPATESTPPDETKRNLYELRRLALTYEAYVSLLPDRANRAAAAFVAASAHQAFTHGHFGKAATSRIDASTVSPDVCTTLLFLVAESYADATEAAKRIVLHPDHTSPIERALLTAIRDLAHGRLISILRSDIPKISLTADMGDRAVQSLLLMLLKGIRRLAEQIRLRFDLEPSAGGLEPAVAIFRKVRELCVEAIDGVLDSGDQVYSLYPGPLHLANLLLAVERDLLGTALTRIPTPGGVDEAGWWQVLRRMARQRPYLWRNHREAIAAGYLKQGISSAISFPTGAGKSTLAELKIVTALLRGEKVVFLAPTHALVAQTTRALKRTFQSFDIVGDVDDDVTLAEIYVLPEVTVTTPERCLMLLSMQPEAFEGLGLIVFDECHLLHPREEDRSRRGLDAMLTILGLTRAAPAADLLMLSAMMKNTGEIAGWLKELTGRDCLTLDLSWKPTRQVRGCVVYPAEQITALDKKLRGARKLHPTQKAAPTWVQRELHASPYGFFSLLQTWSTTHREDYALLPLLSSQVLLATRKANNGRVWQLTPNGNESSGAIAAASVTAGMKTLVFVQTTVFL